The Geomonas ferrireducens genome includes a window with the following:
- a CDS encoding phosphate/phosphite/phosphonate ABC transporter substrate-binding protein: MFHLKNGFCCLTLLLLLLAALPCSSPAAEKVYTLAVVPNLPAVTLHKNWRPLVEYLSKETGARIELKLYDKINTFLADAQAGQADFLYAPPNMYFLAYQRQKYIPLVRSAHMIRGQVFVRKDSPYTKVNELKGKTIAFVGPRNVCSVITRHSMLTGQGAIDYNVSFSGSTINVAKSVLVGKADAGATLDTSMMNDLPEMRKEFRVIMETERMAPHPFAAHPRVPKQVQEVVTAALLRLDESDHGRKILDTVKLTKPIRADYNRDYSFFAKVDFERLDKQQPK; encoded by the coding sequence ATGTTTCACCTCAAGAATGGCTTTTGTTGTCTTACGTTGTTACTACTTCTGCTGGCTGCCCTCCCCTGCTCCTCTCCGGCGGCTGAAAAGGTCTACACGCTGGCCGTTGTACCCAACCTCCCCGCGGTCACATTGCACAAGAACTGGAGACCACTGGTCGAGTATCTATCCAAAGAAACCGGTGCCAGGATCGAGCTTAAGCTTTATGACAAGATCAACACCTTCCTGGCCGATGCACAGGCCGGGCAGGCTGACTTTCTCTACGCCCCCCCAAACATGTATTTCCTCGCTTACCAGAGGCAGAAATACATACCGCTCGTGCGCAGCGCCCACATGATCCGTGGACAGGTCTTCGTGCGCAAGGACTCGCCTTATACCAAGGTGAACGAATTGAAGGGAAAGACCATCGCCTTTGTCGGACCGAGAAACGTCTGCAGCGTCATCACGCGTCATTCCATGCTGACCGGCCAGGGCGCGATCGACTACAACGTCTCGTTCAGCGGTTCGACCATAAATGTAGCGAAGAGCGTCCTGGTCGGAAAGGCCGATGCGGGGGCCACGCTCGACACAAGCATGATGAACGACCTGCCCGAGATGCGAAAGGAGTTCCGCGTCATCATGGAAACGGAAAGAATGGCACCCCACCCTTTCGCCGCCCATCCGCGTGTACCGAAGCAGGTACAGGAAGTGGTAACTGCGGCCCTGCTTCGACTTGATGAGTCTGACCATGGAAGAAAGATCCTGGACACGGTGAAACTGACCAAGCCGATCCGTGCCGACTATAACCGTGATTACTCCTTCTTCGCCAAAGTGGACTTCGAGCGATTGGACAAACAGCAACCGAAGTAA
- a CDS encoding ATP-binding protein produces MFKRLDVKIIVSLALILAAMIAVYGWRIGSRQQSVYVQSLSNNLRVLSHSYADNAANFLVVQDYAGLESQMMNAAHIPEVLSVLVVEPDGNVLCNVERPSRGEAPHLTYDVRHFPVPRGREPSLGREGDQLVSWAPILAGNHLGWVRMALTLETARDLQRAAWRSSLQIGVLWILVGTFLMILVVRPPLRAIRELSRFAGELQDRKGAQVPVQRGVLEIDTLADALNYSSARLLEAEKRLMAEQERLAVTLQSIGDGVIATDTECRIVFLNHVAETLTGWTQDEVRGEHLDHVLRIEGTPEDAGALPALFSVLEARRTLELPGTRRLRSKTGTDRTVTVNGAPIVDAADQLGGMVLVIRDVTEKTEMEEERRVLAHQLAQSQKMEAIGQLAGGVAHDFNNMLGVIIGHAELALLAPDLSGQLQDRLREILDAASRSAEITRQLLAFSRKQHAEPKVLDLNETIARMLKMLHRLIGEDIDLSWSPGFELSHVRIDPSQLDQVMANLCVNARDAIAGIGKIEIFTDNVMVGTAERARVGDLAPGQYVRLVVADSGCGMSAEVMERIFEPFYTTKQLGRGTGLGLATVFGIVKQNGGHIEVTSSVGKGSVFTVYLPAVTKSPEELEQEKKRPAGGTESVLLVEDEPAIMEIGATILKQLGYRVYPAASPEEAIDIAENSKAKIDLLLTDIIMPGMNGRDLSERLLESRPDMKCLFMSGYTSDVIAERGKIGAEMCFLQKPFSVESLALKVREALSG; encoded by the coding sequence ATGTTCAAACGTCTCGACGTAAAAATTATCGTATCCCTTGCCCTGATCCTCGCTGCGATGATCGCTGTCTACGGCTGGCGCATAGGCAGCAGACAGCAGTCGGTCTACGTGCAGTCTCTGTCGAACAATCTTAGAGTGCTGTCTCATAGTTACGCGGATAACGCTGCGAATTTTCTTGTTGTTCAGGATTATGCCGGGCTGGAAAGCCAGATGATGAATGCGGCCCACATCCCCGAGGTGCTGAGTGTCCTGGTCGTCGAGCCGGACGGCAACGTGCTTTGCAACGTTGAACGACCCTCGCGTGGAGAGGCGCCGCACCTGACCTACGATGTCAGGCATTTTCCGGTGCCGCGCGGACGCGAGCCGAGTCTCGGCCGCGAAGGGGACCAGTTGGTCAGTTGGGCTCCGATCTTGGCCGGAAACCACCTCGGTTGGGTGCGGATGGCACTCACGCTGGAAACAGCGCGTGATTTGCAGCGCGCCGCATGGCGCAGTTCACTCCAGATAGGGGTGCTCTGGATCCTGGTGGGAACCTTTTTGATGATCTTAGTGGTGCGTCCGCCGCTGCGTGCGATCCGCGAACTGAGCCGCTTCGCGGGTGAGTTGCAGGACCGCAAGGGGGCACAGGTGCCGGTCCAACGCGGGGTCTTGGAGATCGATACCCTTGCCGACGCGCTCAACTACTCGTCCGCCCGTTTGCTGGAGGCGGAAAAGCGCCTTATGGCAGAGCAGGAACGTCTCGCAGTCACCTTGCAGTCCATAGGCGATGGTGTGATCGCTACCGATACCGAGTGCAGGATCGTCTTCTTGAACCACGTAGCCGAGACGCTTACTGGATGGACGCAGGATGAGGTCCGGGGGGAGCATCTCGATCACGTGCTCAGAATCGAGGGGACGCCCGAAGACGCGGGCGCCCTCCCTGCGCTATTCTCCGTGCTTGAGGCGCGACGCACCCTTGAATTGCCGGGCACGCGCCGGCTGCGCTCGAAAACCGGGACCGACCGTACGGTTACCGTCAACGGTGCCCCGATCGTCGATGCCGCTGACCAACTTGGCGGCATGGTACTGGTGATCAGGGACGTCACCGAGAAGACCGAGATGGAGGAAGAGCGTCGCGTGCTCGCCCACCAGCTTGCACAATCGCAGAAGATGGAGGCGATCGGTCAACTGGCGGGCGGCGTGGCGCACGACTTCAACAACATGCTCGGGGTCATCATAGGGCATGCCGAACTAGCCTTGCTGGCACCAGACCTTTCCGGGCAGCTGCAGGACAGGCTCCGGGAGATTCTGGACGCCGCCAGCCGCTCCGCCGAGATAACCCGGCAGCTCCTAGCCTTCTCCCGTAAGCAGCACGCCGAGCCAAAGGTGCTTGATCTGAACGAGACCATCGCCAGGATGCTTAAGATGCTGCATCGCCTCATCGGAGAGGACATTGACCTTTCCTGGTCCCCCGGCTTCGAGCTAAGTCATGTGCGTATAGATCCGAGCCAGTTGGACCAGGTTATGGCCAACCTGTGCGTCAACGCCCGCGACGCCATCGCCGGCATCGGTAAGATCGAGATCTTCACCGACAACGTCATGGTGGGCACGGCGGAACGGGCACGTGTCGGAGACCTTGCACCCGGCCAATACGTAAGGTTGGTGGTGGCGGACAGCGGGTGCGGCATGAGCGCAGAGGTAATGGAAAGGATCTTTGAGCCCTTCTACACAACCAAACAGCTCGGGCGCGGCACCGGACTGGGGCTTGCGACCGTCTTCGGCATCGTGAAGCAAAACGGAGGTCACATCGAGGTTACCAGCTCGGTCGGCAAGGGTTCCGTATTCACCGTGTATCTTCCGGCCGTCACCAAAAGCCCCGAAGAACTCGAGCAGGAGAAGAAACGTCCAGCCGGAGGAACTGAATCGGTGCTACTGGTCGAGGACGAGCCCGCCATCATGGAAATCGGTGCCACCATCTTGAAGCAGCTTGGATATCGAGTCTATCCGGCAGCCTCACCAGAGGAAGCGATCGACATAGCCGAGAACAGCAAAGCGAAGATAGACCTGCTTTTGACCGACATCATCATGCCGGGTATGAACGGCAGAGACCTGTCGGAACGGCTGTTGGAAAGCCGCCCCGACATGAAGTGCCTGTTCATGTCAGGGTACACGTCAGACGTCATAGCCGAGAGGGGCAAGATAGGAGCGGAGATGTGCTTTCTGCAGAAGCCTTTCAGCGTGGAGTCTCTTGCCTTGAAGGTACGAGAAGCGCTGTCAGGTTGA
- a CDS encoding transporter, whose amino-acid sequence MTNKLHRCEVWFGLMLAVVALAIPGPAMGAGPAVSASLGFEFASGDYGTGTTTRSIYLPFTLTVAPTERLGFTLEVPYVYQSNSAVNTGVLLGSGGQMAGMRKETAVMSGSMGGSSSGSGGGSMSSANPDNYGRSASGVGDVTAKAGYVLVEEGELMPRIRPYLSVKFPTGDKDRALGTGSFDEGAAVEFFKQLGNWYSFAELGYTFQGHSSVLPLKDYASFNAGTGYAVSEKLLPMLIVKTSTAPISGSSDLLETRLKVKYLATKNTGIEAYAGKGWTRSSPDFTSGVSVTYDF is encoded by the coding sequence ATGACAAACAAATTGCACCGTTGCGAGGTCTGGTTCGGGTTGATGCTGGCAGTTGTTGCTTTAGCCATTCCAGGACCGGCCATGGGGGCGGGTCCTGCCGTCTCTGCCTCGCTTGGCTTCGAGTTTGCCTCAGGCGACTACGGAACAGGGACCACGACGCGGTCGATATATCTTCCCTTTACCCTGACCGTCGCGCCTACCGAACGACTCGGCTTCACACTGGAAGTCCCCTACGTCTACCAGAGCAACTCGGCGGTCAACACCGGCGTACTCCTTGGCTCCGGTGGCCAGATGGCCGGGATGCGGAAAGAGACTGCAGTCATGAGTGGATCAATGGGCGGTTCCTCAAGCGGTAGCGGAGGCGGTTCGATGTCATCGGCCAACCCTGATAACTATGGACGTTCCGCCAGCGGAGTAGGGGATGTAACAGCGAAGGCGGGGTACGTGCTGGTGGAGGAAGGAGAGCTCATGCCGCGGATCAGGCCTTATCTTTCGGTAAAGTTCCCCACCGGGGACAAAGACCGCGCCCTGGGTACCGGCTCCTTCGATGAAGGGGCCGCGGTCGAGTTTTTCAAGCAGCTAGGCAACTGGTACTCCTTCGCCGAACTTGGCTACACCTTCCAGGGGCACTCGTCGGTCTTGCCTCTCAAGGATTACGCGAGCTTCAACGCCGGAACCGGTTATGCCGTAAGCGAAAAGCTGCTACCGATGCTCATCGTTAAAACGTCTACAGCGCCCATCTCGGGGAGCAGTGACCTGCTGGAGACACGACTCAAAGTGAAGTACCTGGCCACTAAGAACACCGGCATCGAAGCCTACGCCGGCAAAGGGTGGACCCGCAGCAGCCCCGATTTCACAAGCGGGGTCTCGGTCACTTACGATTTCTAA
- a CDS encoding DNA-binding protein, translating into MTLTLILSIFLSGPTGNAYAGFLGFGSEEKGKTGLDFNRGYDLNTVGVVNGHVSSLPHAVENEQYAFEVQTGTGPVNVTVGPGSYWQKSGIALRINDEISAKGAKAQGQDGKQYLLTQKLVNRTTGTTAELRSENGAPVWSGKNAGSSGFRSQDGRFGGGFMRGGGMMGGGGMMRR; encoded by the coding sequence TTGACCTTAACGCTGATCTTGTCGATCTTTCTCAGCGGTCCCACGGGAAACGCTTACGCTGGATTTCTCGGTTTCGGTTCCGAGGAGAAAGGGAAAACCGGGTTGGACTTCAACCGGGGCTACGACCTCAACACAGTGGGGGTCGTAAACGGGCATGTCTCATCGCTGCCGCACGCGGTTGAAAACGAGCAGTACGCCTTTGAGGTCCAAACCGGGACCGGCCCCGTCAACGTGACCGTCGGGCCAGGCTCTTACTGGCAAAAATCCGGGATCGCCCTCCGGATCAACGACGAAATCAGCGCCAAAGGCGCGAAAGCACAAGGCCAGGATGGAAAGCAGTACCTGCTTACTCAGAAGCTGGTGAATCGTACCACGGGCACCACGGCAGAACTGCGCAGCGAAAACGGTGCACCGGTCTGGTCCGGCAAAAATGCAGGCTCTTCAGGGTTCCGGTCTCAGGACGGACGCTTCGGTGGCGGATTTATGCGAGGCGGCGGCATGATGGGCGGTGGCGGCATGATGCGGCGCTAG
- a CDS encoding sigma-54-dependent transcriptional regulator produces MKGTVLVIEDDDTFRSFLQTILQDAGYEVECAADGVKALRELRRRSFDVVVSDLKLPGKSGLEIFRETRADLAAPPFIFLTAFGAVEEAVSAIKEGAVDFLTKPLNDPQALLALVQRTVEAEGRAREYLSLKEAVAAGLPPEELLFAGDAMRVVRQLVYDVSGTMANVLIMGESGTGKELVARTVHLLSPRKNAAFVAINCAAIPENLLESELFGHEKGAFTGAVQARQGKFELAKGGTIFLDEIGEMPLSLQAKLLRVIQERAFERVGGTREIKADVRIIAATNRNLREEVAEKRFREDLYYRLNVFPLPLPPLRDREDAIPILVEYFMQRFCQQMGKSLKGIDYDAIATLRRYHWPGNIRELQNVMERAVILSRDMVRQEALPEEIVCQSDGRCLCSRDRLKGTEREMITQALARHGGNRRLAAEELGMSRRSLQYKLKEHSLLDES; encoded by the coding sequence ATGAAGGGAACAGTGCTGGTAATCGAGGACGACGACACCTTTCGCAGTTTCCTGCAGACCATCCTACAGGACGCAGGGTACGAGGTCGAATGCGCCGCGGACGGTGTGAAAGCCTTGCGCGAATTGCGCCGGCGCAGCTTCGACGTAGTAGTCTCCGACCTGAAACTGCCCGGAAAGAGCGGCCTCGAGATCTTTCGCGAAACGCGCGCAGACCTGGCCGCCCCGCCATTTATATTTCTAACCGCATTTGGCGCCGTAGAGGAGGCGGTATCCGCCATCAAGGAAGGAGCGGTGGATTTTCTGACCAAGCCGCTGAACGACCCGCAGGCGCTCCTGGCCCTCGTGCAGCGCACGGTAGAGGCTGAAGGAAGGGCGCGCGAGTACCTTTCCCTTAAGGAAGCTGTGGCAGCTGGACTTCCACCCGAGGAGCTTCTTTTCGCCGGGGACGCGATGCGCGTGGTGCGGCAGCTTGTGTACGACGTCTCCGGCACCATGGCGAACGTCCTCATTATGGGGGAAAGCGGTACCGGCAAGGAACTCGTCGCGCGTACCGTGCATCTCTTGAGCCCGCGCAAAAACGCCGCCTTCGTCGCCATTAACTGCGCCGCGATCCCGGAAAACCTTTTGGAGAGCGAACTTTTCGGGCACGAGAAAGGTGCCTTCACCGGTGCCGTCCAGGCCAGACAGGGGAAATTCGAGCTTGCCAAAGGTGGAACCATCTTCCTGGACGAGATCGGCGAGATGCCACTTTCCCTGCAGGCCAAGCTGTTGCGCGTGATCCAGGAGCGCGCTTTTGAAAGGGTAGGGGGGACACGGGAAATCAAGGCGGACGTCAGGATCATCGCCGCCACCAACCGCAACCTGCGCGAGGAAGTGGCTGAGAAGCGCTTCCGTGAGGACCTGTACTACCGGCTCAACGTCTTTCCGTTACCGCTGCCGCCGCTGCGCGACAGGGAGGACGCCATTCCCATCCTGGTCGAATACTTCATGCAGCGTTTCTGTCAGCAGATGGGGAAATCCCTCAAAGGGATCGATTACGACGCGATTGCGACGCTGCGCCGCTATCACTGGCCCGGGAACATCCGGGAACTGCAAAACGTCATGGAGCGTGCGGTGATCCTGTCCCGGGACATGGTGAGACAGGAGGCGCTTCCGGAAGAAATCGTGTGCCAGTCGGACGGGCGTTGCCTCTGCAGCCGTGACCGTCTGAAAGGGACGGAACGCGAGATGATCACCCAGGCGCTGGCCAGGCACGGCGGCAACAGGCGGTTAGCTGCCGAGGAACTCGGTATGTCGCGCCGTTCGCTGCAGTACAAGTTGAAGGAACACAGCCTGCTCGACGAGAGTTAG
- a CDS encoding two-component system sensor histidine kinase NtrB, producing the protein MFKKAAVLLVILVTVPMLWFSIYDYRQAGPIAQENLRGLALSLTTAIENLAANDPSFKTLHAFHPVDVAYFALIDRRGVYRFHSNKDLIGVASDPKSAGKTQLLTRSETRVLLGTGERAYQFTSPVTVQGEPLALVLTLHTYRADAVIRRARLNATIVFGLVLAGWLLCAVLIRYARREENHKQELARRDALAKLGEMGALLAHEIRNPLAGIKGFAQVIAAKPQESRNGPFAQSIVTEAVRLEALVNDLLTYAAHEPSASGDFQLRDLIDQVRSLLEPEARAQGVEIKMDCTGDVSARANRDRVEQALLNLGRNALQAMPDGGMLRFTAEGQGRETVITVEDNGHGIADEHRPHVFEPFFTTKSRGTGLGLALCKKIVEGNGGSITLHSREGVGTRVILSLPAATHR; encoded by the coding sequence ATGTTTAAGAAGGCAGCGGTTCTGCTGGTCATCCTCGTCACTGTCCCCATGCTCTGGTTCTCGATTTACGATTACCGGCAAGCCGGCCCCATCGCACAGGAGAACCTGCGCGGTCTTGCCCTTTCCCTCACCACGGCCATAGAAAACCTGGCTGCGAACGATCCTTCTTTCAAGACCCTGCACGCCTTCCACCCGGTCGATGTCGCCTACTTCGCGCTCATCGACCGTCGTGGTGTCTACCGTTTCCATTCCAACAAGGATCTTATCGGCGTCGCATCCGATCCTAAATCCGCAGGGAAAACTCAGCTGCTGACCCGGTCTGAAACCAGGGTGCTCCTTGGCACCGGAGAGCGCGCCTACCAGTTCACTTCCCCGGTCACCGTGCAGGGGGAACCTCTTGCCTTGGTGCTCACGCTGCACACCTACCGGGCCGACGCGGTGATCCGCAGAGCCCGCCTCAATGCGACCATTGTCTTTGGTCTTGTCCTGGCCGGATGGCTGCTCTGCGCGGTACTGATACGTTATGCGCGGCGGGAGGAAAACCACAAGCAGGAACTGGCTCGCCGGGATGCTCTGGCAAAACTTGGCGAAATGGGCGCGCTGCTGGCCCACGAGATCCGCAACCCGCTGGCCGGCATCAAGGGGTTCGCCCAGGTCATCGCGGCGAAGCCGCAGGAGTCGCGCAACGGTCCTTTCGCCCAGAGCATCGTTACCGAAGCGGTGCGTCTCGAGGCCCTGGTCAACGATCTACTTACCTATGCGGCGCACGAGCCGTCGGCAAGTGGGGATTTCCAACTCCGTGACCTGATCGATCAAGTCCGTTCCCTACTGGAGCCAGAGGCGCGCGCCCAAGGAGTCGAGATAAAGATGGATTGTACCGGCGACGTTTCGGCTCGTGCGAACCGGGACCGCGTGGAACAGGCGCTGCTGAACCTAGGGCGGAACGCGCTCCAGGCTATGCCGGACGGCGGGATGTTGCGGTTCACCGCAGAGGGGCAAGGAAGGGAGACGGTCATCACCGTAGAGGATAACGGTCACGGCATCGCTGACGAGCACCGCCCGCACGTATTCGAGCCGTTTTTCACCACCAAGTCGCGCGGCACCGGCTTGGGACTCGCGCTATGCAAGAAAATTGTTGAAGGAAACGGCGGCAGCATCACGCTGCATAGCAGGGAAGGGGTGGGGACCAGGGTGATCCTCAGCCTCCCCGCAGCTACGCATAGATAA
- a CDS encoding GerMN domain-containing protein produces MENSNLFRLSSMAALLFLMVVFAGCNARKEPSAEAKGRVHATGAFVSQFGPVPPIDKGTCYGFVIYFPSAKEPGKVLPFPFFSFDEGSLKKVALGKLVAGMGDFPAYHGELAQPFSAGTRVLDVSQSGDTVSVNFSKELAGAQLDAKAQQSLVNAVVLTLRQFPGVSRVAIKVDGADTPLNKLTASADEKSVLPLAPPRLLGVTGMKEKGRTDIEEIDAFFDRPVDIKELTLSGANGKKIDGEIFQSVFDMAGVLKAKKPQPYPPGTTIKVHWKVVDKIGRASSGDTDVALEVKEH; encoded by the coding sequence ATGGAAAATTCTAACCTTTTCAGGCTCTCCAGTATGGCCGCTCTCCTTTTCCTGATGGTCGTCTTTGCCGGATGCAACGCGCGCAAGGAGCCGTCCGCCGAGGCAAAAGGAAGGGTGCATGCCACCGGCGCCTTCGTTTCACAGTTCGGTCCGGTCCCGCCCATCGACAAAGGGACCTGCTACGGCTTCGTCATTTACTTCCCTTCGGCAAAGGAGCCGGGGAAGGTGCTCCCTTTCCCGTTCTTCAGTTTCGACGAGGGGAGCCTCAAGAAGGTGGCCCTCGGCAAACTGGTGGCCGGCATGGGGGATTTTCCCGCCTACCATGGAGAACTGGCCCAGCCGTTTTCTGCCGGTACCCGTGTTCTCGATGTCTCACAGTCCGGCGACACCGTGTCCGTCAACTTCAGCAAGGAACTTGCCGGGGCACAGCTTGATGCAAAGGCGCAGCAGTCCCTGGTCAACGCGGTCGTCCTGACCCTGCGGCAGTTCCCCGGCGTGTCCCGCGTGGCCATCAAGGTGGACGGTGCTGATACACCGCTCAACAAACTAACCGCATCCGCCGATGAAAAGAGCGTTCTCCCTCTTGCTCCACCCAGGCTTTTGGGCGTAACCGGGATGAAGGAAAAGGGGCGCACCGACATAGAGGAGATCGATGCGTTTTTCGATCGTCCGGTCGACATCAAGGAACTCACACTCTCCGGCGCTAACGGCAAGAAGATCGACGGTGAGATCTTTCAATCGGTCTTCGACATGGCAGGCGTTCTGAAGGCGAAGAAGCCGCAACCATACCCGCCGGGAACTACCATCAAAGTGCACTGGAAGGTGGTCGACAAGATCGGGCGCGCCTCATCTGGCGACACCGATGTCGCTTTGGAAGTAAAAGAGCACTGA